AAAGATTTTACATTTTACGGTTTGGGTTGGGATTATGGTGGATTAATTTCTTCATGGAATGGTGGTAAACTAGAAAATGCCGGCATCGGTATTAGCTTAGGTACAGTTTCTTTCGACAATCAGACTAATGATTATAATAACATTGTAGGAGACACTGAGATAAATTCATCAAACTCAAGTGCAGTAAAAGTTAATCCTATTGTTTTAGAACTATTTGTTTCAAAAGCAAAATAAGCTTAATTCCTTTTTCGAAAAATATTACTATTTTTTATGTCACATTATCAGCTTGTTATACAATGCTGTTCAAAATTTATTGAAAAATATTTGCAATACGACATTTTGAACGATATCTTTGTGATATCATTTTAATATCATTCATTATGGAAAAAGCTAAAACATTATCAGCAAATTCGGGTTATTATGGTCTACTAATTGGATTTATTATGTTATTATCGCCGTTAATTAACATTTTAATTCTTGAAAACCCTGTAATAATCGGCATTACAATTTTTATTGCATTACTTGGGATATTTGCATTTGCAGGCTTAATGGTTGTAGATCCAAATGAATCAAGAGTTCTTATTCTGTTTGGAAAATATAACGGAACAGTAAAGCAAAATGGTTTTTATTGGGTAAACCCGTTTAATATTAAAAAGAAAGTAAGTCTTAGAGCAAGAAATTTTGATAGCGAACTTATTAAGGTTAATGATAAAATTGGAAATCCAATATTAATCGGTGTTATTTTAGTTTGGAAAGTTGACGAAACATTTAAGGCAGCTTTTGCAGTAGATGATTATGTTAACTTTATTAAAATACAGACCGAATCTGCAATAAGAAAATTAGCTCATTCGTACCCTTACGACAATTTTGACGACGAAGAAAAAGATATAAGTTTACGTTCTGGTGGCGACGAAATAAACCACAAACTCGAAGAAGAAATACGTGAAAGATTAGAAATAGCGGGAATTAATGTACTCGAAGCTCGTATCAGTAACTTAGCTTATGCCCCTGAAATTGCAAGTGCTATGTTACAAAGACAACAAGCAACAGCTGTTGTTGCAGCAAGATTTAAAATAGTTGAAGGTGCTGTAAGTATGGTTGAAATGGCATTGGAACAACTTTCAGAAAAGAAAATTGTTGACCTTGATGAAGAAAAGAAAGCTGCAATGGTAAGTAATTTAATGGTTGTTCTTTGTTCAGATAAATCTGCCTCCCCTATTGTTAACGCAGGAACATTAAACCATTAGCATATTGTTAAACTAAAAAATAATATTATGGAAACGCAAATGTGTTCTCATTTTACATGGTTAATTCCTTTAATACTTTTTGCAGCATTATGGGAAACCATATGGAAAATAATAGCTATGTGGAAAGCTGCTCGAGCTAATAAAATAGCCTGGTTTATTTGCATTGCATTAATAAATACTGTTGGAATTTTACCAATAATATATATTTTAACACATCGTAAAAAAGAATAAACTTTAGCTGTGGGAAAAAAGAAAGCTTTTGTATTACGATTGAACGAGGAAACTCTTGAAGCTGTACAGAAATGGGCAGATGATGAATTCAGGAGTATTAACGGACAACTTGAGTGGATAATTGATCTATCGCTTAAAAAAGCTGGTCGCCAGAAAAAATCCAAAGAAGAAAAGATACAATAATCTGAACTTTGTTAATTTGGTGTAATGGAATTAAATATTTTCATCTCGTTATCAGATTCCTTTATTTTTCCTAGCTGTTTGTATATTATAGCTAAGTTATAATGCGACTGAGCGTGATTAAAATTTCTTTTTATATTCTCATTCAAAATTTCAATAGCAATTTCGGGCTTATTTATATTTAAATAACAAGTTGCATAATCGCACCTGACGTTTATATTGTTATCGTCAAGCACAAGCGCTTGCTGATAATATTCCAACGCTTTATCGAACCGCTGGGTATCATAATAAACATTTCCTAAATTGATAATTGCATCTAAATTTTTACTGTCAATATTTATTATTTTAGAAAAATGAAATATGGCCTTTTCAAATTCATATTTGGAATAATACCTTAAAGCAAGATCAAGTCTGTTATCAATATTTAACGAATCCTGAATTAGTGCATTTTCAAGCATTTGCACTGTGTCAGTTTCAATAGCAATACTATCCACAAATTGCTTGTTATTTTTATCGGATTCGCCGGAATTGCACGATATTAGTAATGTGCAGAATAATGCAATATTGCAAAAACAAAGTATACGTAAAAACATTAAGAAATTATTTTACAACTTTTGCATCTTCAACCAAAACATCATAAAAATAACCATAACCAAAGTCTTTATCAATAGCAACAGTTCCTTCTATGGTTACAATATCTCCAACCTTAAATTCTTCGGCTGTTGTAACTGTCAAGTCAAATTTGCCGTCCGCTTCTGTTCCATCCTGTAAATGAATCCAGTTCTTTTTCATAATTTCTACGCTGAACTTTGTTACTTCGGCTTTTATCTTTACAGTTTTACCAGCATAGTTTGCTTTATTCTTAAATAATTCACCAACAGTAATTGTACCTGCAGCCGCTTCAATTTTAATTTCTTTTTTCTCAACAGTAACTGGACCCGGACTTGTCATTGCCTGCTGTGTATTACCCATTGCATTTGTAGTTGCAGCTTTATCTGTAATAGGTTCTTTAGAAATTTTATCTACAAAATAAACTGACTCAAAAGTTCTGTTTAACTCTTTACTTTTAAATTGATTCATTTCCATTGCACCTTCATAATAGTAAACATCACCAACTTTAGCATCCATTGCTGTAACAGCAAGCCATATTTCTTTATCATTTTCTTTACCTTTTAAATATGTATATGAGCCTGCACCAAGAACTTCTGTTACTTCAATTTTGTGCGAATTTGGATTTTTGTTTTCGGTCTGATCTGTCTGACAAGAAGATGTGAAACCAATTACAAATAATGCTATAGAAATTAAAAAGAGTCTCATTTTTTTTAAATTTAAATTAATAATGGTGCAAAATTAGTCAGAAATTTTTAAAATACTATAGTTGGCATTTTATGTTTTCTAACATTTATTAATAGCATTAAGATTGCCTACAGATTGCGATTTTTATATTAACTCTTTTTATGAAATTGACTGATTTTTAATTCTATTATTATTTCTAAATTTACGAACTTTTAAAGCTTATAACTTTAAGCACTTAAGGCCTGTATATTAGAATATTAATTAATACTTTTTCTTATTATGAAGCGCATTTTAGACCTTCTGTTTTCTTCAAAACTTACAGTTATATTATTAATAATTGTTGGATTTGCATTAGGATTAGCAACATTTATTGAAGATAAATATGATACAGCAACAGCAAAAGTTCTTATATATAATTCAAAATGGTTAGAGTTTCTTTTCCTTTTGATGATTATTAATTTTATAGGACATGTTAAAAAATATAATTTTTTGAAAAAAGAAAAGCTTGCCGGTTTCTTATTTCATCTATCGTTAATTGTAATGATACTTGGAGCCGGAATTACCAGATATTTTGGTTTTGATGGCAGCATGCATATCCGTGAAGGAGAATCATCTAATGTAATGTATACATCCGAAGCCTACTTTCAGGTATTAATGAACGGAAAAGATGGTGATTACAAATATGAAAAACCCATGATGTTTAGTCAGGTAAGCAGTAATACTTTTAGCATTAGCATACCATCAACAGATAAAGGTGACATTAAAATTGATTTTGATAGTTTAATTAAAAACCCTGTTGAAAAAATCGAAGAAAATGTTGAGAATGGAGTAAATATTATTGAATTAATGAGATTTACGCAAAACGGGCAAGAAAAAATACTTATTGAAAATGGCGAAACAAAAAATATTGAAGGAACAGATATTGGCTTTAATGTTAACAATAACAACACTTTTAATATATCAGATAAAACCGGTAATTTAACTTTTACTGCTCCTTTTGACGTTGTAGCTGCAAGCATGAGTGATCAGGCAATTCAAGATACAATTAAAAAAGATTCTATTGCAGAATTTAAATCGGGTTTTGTATATAAAGCTAATTCAGGAACCTTTTTATATGCAAATTATTATAAAAAAGCCAAAAAGTTTCTTGTAAGTGGTGGTGTTGAAATGGAAAATCCAGGACCCGATGCTTTTATTTTAACTGTAACTATTAATGGCAAAAAACATACTGCAAATGTGTTTGGTGGTGCAGATTATTATGAAAATTTTCAGGAATTTAATTTTGACGGAACAAAAATAAATTTTAGCTATGGGAACAAAAAAATTGATCTTCCTTTTTCTCTTAAACTAAATAAATTTGAACTAGAAAGATATCCTGGCTCAATGAGCCCATCTTCATTTGCTAGTGAAGTTACCCTGATTGACTTAAGAAATAACCTAAATGAAAATCATCGAATTTTTATGAATAACGTTCTTGATTACGACCAATACAGATTCTTCCAGTCATCATATGACAAGGATGAAAAAGGAACCATTTTATCTGTAAATCACGACTTCTGGGGTACATGGATTTCATATTTTGGTTATGCTTTGTTATCTTTGGGATTTGTTGTAACATTCTTTACTAAAAAGTCTCGCTTTTTAACACTTCGTAGAAATATTGTTGAAATAAGAAACAAAAGAAAAGCCAGTCTTCTAACAATTGCATTT
The genomic region above belongs to Bacteroidia bacterium and contains:
- a CDS encoding SPFH domain-containing protein, which encodes MEKAKTLSANSGYYGLLIGFIMLLSPLINILILENPVIIGITIFIALLGIFAFAGLMVVDPNESRVLILFGKYNGTVKQNGFYWVNPFNIKKKVSLRARNFDSELIKVNDKIGNPILIGVILVWKVDETFKAAFAVDDYVNFIKIQTESAIRKLAHSYPYDNFDDEEKDISLRSGGDEINHKLEEEIRERLEIAGINVLEARISNLAYAPEIASAMLQRQQATAVVAARFKIVEGAVSMVEMALEQLSEKKIVDLDEEKKAAMVSNLMVVLCSDKSASPIVNAGTLNH
- a CDS encoding Arc family DNA-binding protein, translating into MGKKKAFVLRLNEETLEAVQKWADDEFRSINGQLEWIIDLSLKKAGRQKKSKEEKIQ
- a CDS encoding tetratricopeptide repeat protein — translated: MFLRILCFCNIALFCTLLISCNSGESDKNNKQFVDSIAIETDTVQMLENALIQDSLNIDNRLDLALRYYSKYEFEKAIFHFSKIINIDSKNLDAIINLGNVYYDTQRFDKALEYYQQALVLDDNNINVRCDYATCYLNINKPEIAIEILNENIKRNFNHAQSHYNLAIIYKQLGKIKESDNEMKIFNSITPN
- a CDS encoding SH3-like domain-containing protein, producing MRLFLISIALFVIGFTSSCQTDQTENKNPNSHKIEVTEVLGAGSYTYLKGKENDKEIWLAVTAMDAKVGDVYYYEGAMEMNQFKSKELNRTFESVYFVDKISKEPITDKAATTNAMGNTQQAMTSPGPVTVEKKEIKIEAAAGTITVGELFKNKANYAGKTVKIKAEVTKFSVEIMKKNWIHLQDGTEADGKFDLTVTTAEEFKVGDIVTIEGTVAIDKDFGYGYFYDVLVEDAKVVK